One Microcaecilia unicolor chromosome 4, aMicUni1.1, whole genome shotgun sequence genomic region harbors:
- the TSC22D1 gene encoding TSC22 domain family protein 1 isoform X2 has translation MSTRCVRTSGNGSRSLSTKTFFNFILVISSGNRKRLRETRHSSGASVVAIDNKIEQAMDLVKSHLMYAVREEVEVLKEQIKELIEKNSQLEQENSLLKTLASPEQLAQFQAQLQTSSPPAATQTPGAAQPPAQPVSQSSGSTT, from the exons ATGAGTACCCGATGTGTTAGGACCAGTGGCAATGGATCTAGGAGTTTATCAACTAAGACATTTTTCAATTTCATTCTTGTCATCTCTTCTGGCAACAGAAAACGGCTCCGTGAGACTAGACA CTCCTCCGGCGCAAGTGTGGTAGCTATTGACAACAAAATCGAGCAAGCCATG GATTTGGTGAAAAGCCACTTGATGTATGCTGTCAGGGAGGAAGTGGAGGTCCTCAAGGAACAGATTAAGGAGTTGATCGAGAAGAACTCGCAGCTGGAGCAGGAAAACTCCTTGCTGAAGACCCTGGCCAGCCCGGAGCAGCTTGCCCAGTTCCAGGCGCAGCTGCAGACCAGCTCGCCGCCTGCTGCCACGCAAACGCCAGGTGCAGCACAGCCACCTGCCCAGCCTGTCTCGCAGAGCTCAGGCTCCACCACATAG
- the TSC22D1 gene encoding TSC22 domain family protein 1 isoform X3, whose protein sequence is MDLGVYQLRHFSISFLSSLLATENGSVRLDSSSSGASVVAIDNKIEQAMDLVKSHLMYAVREEVEVLKEQIKELIEKNSQLEQENSLLKTLASPEQLAQFQAQLQTSSPPAATQTPGAAQPPAQPVSQSSGSTT, encoded by the exons ATGGATCTAGGAGTTTATCAACTAAGACATTTTTCAATTTCATTCTTGTCATCTCTTCTGGCAACAGAAAACGGCTCCGTGAGACTAGACAGTAG CTCCTCCGGCGCAAGTGTGGTAGCTATTGACAACAAAATCGAGCAAGCCATG GATTTGGTGAAAAGCCACTTGATGTATGCTGTCAGGGAGGAAGTGGAGGTCCTCAAGGAACAGATTAAGGAGTTGATCGAGAAGAACTCGCAGCTGGAGCAGGAAAACTCCTTGCTGAAGACCCTGGCCAGCCCGGAGCAGCTTGCCCAGTTCCAGGCGCAGCTGCAGACCAGCTCGCCGCCTGCTGCCACGCAAACGCCAGGTGCAGCACAGCCACCTGCCCAGCCTGTCTCGCAGAGCTCAGGCTCCACCACATAG
- the TSC22D1 gene encoding TSC22 domain family protein 1 isoform X5: MDLVKSHLMYAVREEVEVLKEQIKELIEKNSQLEQENSLLKTLASPEQLAQFQAQLQTSSPPAATQTPGAAQPPAQPVSQSSGSTT; encoded by the exons ATG GATTTGGTGAAAAGCCACTTGATGTATGCTGTCAGGGAGGAAGTGGAGGTCCTCAAGGAACAGATTAAGGAGTTGATCGAGAAGAACTCGCAGCTGGAGCAGGAAAACTCCTTGCTGAAGACCCTGGCCAGCCCGGAGCAGCTTGCCCAGTTCCAGGCGCAGCTGCAGACCAGCTCGCCGCCTGCTGCCACGCAAACGCCAGGTGCAGCACAGCCACCTGCCCAGCCTGTCTCGCAGAGCTCAGGCTCCACCACATAG
- the TSC22D1 gene encoding TSC22 domain family protein 1 isoform X4, translated as MLPIGASGGSRDLVKSHLMYAVREEVEVLKEQIKELIEKNSQLEQENSLLKTLASPEQLAQFQAQLQTSSPPAATQTPGAAQPPAQPVSQSSGSTT; from the exons ATGCTGCCCATCGGAGCCTCCGGCGGTAGCCGT GATTTGGTGAAAAGCCACTTGATGTATGCTGTCAGGGAGGAAGTGGAGGTCCTCAAGGAACAGATTAAGGAGTTGATCGAGAAGAACTCGCAGCTGGAGCAGGAAAACTCCTTGCTGAAGACCCTGGCCAGCCCGGAGCAGCTTGCCCAGTTCCAGGCGCAGCTGCAGACCAGCTCGCCGCCTGCTGCCACGCAAACGCCAGGTGCAGCACAGCCACCTGCCCAGCCTGTCTCGCAGAGCTCAGGCTCCACCACATAG